A single genomic interval of Chitinophaga sp. 180180018-3 harbors:
- the traM gene encoding conjugative transposon protein TraM — protein sequence MDNQQQSLKEETLRKRKFALVLPVIVFPFATLLFWGLGGGKGTAAPIVQTKDAFNYQLPAPVLPDDSRMNKMDFYEKAARDSAKWRDIARRDPYYDSKAGKDTGKGESEDMDFHSFMEVEKANKQRKPGAVESPYSSGEADDNVRKVNKKLAELDRELNKTTAPVPGKVDHAFPGNNLTDTSNINPEVAQLEKIMQAMQGGTPEDSEMAKIDGMLDKILDIQYPSRMQDKLKKVSAEHKQQVYPVSSMNRDLIPVSSLQPVQSVSSLRTDTILSLHQVSNGFYSLDDPLIETNEDNAVEAEVAETQTLVSGATLKLRLIRDVYIAGRLVPKDTYVNGAVSINGERLQVEINSIRLSNSILPVAVSAYDMDGMVGIYIPGAIARDVSKNSADQAIQSLGMMSMDPSLGAQAASAGIETAKTLLSRKVKLIKVTVKAGYQVLLKNRQS from the coding sequence ATGGATAATCAGCAGCAATCATTAAAAGAGGAAACATTAAGAAAGCGGAAGTTTGCTTTGGTGTTGCCTGTTATAGTTTTCCCCTTTGCGACATTGTTATTTTGGGGCCTCGGTGGTGGTAAGGGTACAGCCGCACCCATTGTACAAACAAAGGATGCCTTTAATTATCAGTTACCGGCTCCGGTGCTACCTGACGATTCACGGATGAATAAGATGGACTTTTACGAAAAGGCCGCTAGGGATTCTGCCAAATGGAGAGATATTGCTCGCCGTGATCCTTACTATGATTCAAAAGCTGGTAAGGATACAGGAAAAGGGGAAAGTGAGGACATGGATTTTCACTCTTTTATGGAGGTAGAGAAGGCCAATAAACAAAGGAAGCCCGGCGCGGTAGAATCTCCTTACTCTTCCGGTGAGGCTGATGATAATGTACGAAAAGTAAACAAGAAGTTGGCAGAGCTGGACAGGGAACTGAATAAGACAACGGCTCCTGTGCCTGGGAAAGTGGATCATGCCTTTCCGGGCAATAACCTTACTGATACTTCCAACATCAACCCTGAAGTCGCGCAACTGGAGAAAATCATGCAGGCCATGCAGGGTGGTACCCCTGAAGATTCGGAGATGGCGAAGATCGATGGTATGCTCGATAAAATACTGGATATCCAGTACCCTTCCCGGATGCAGGACAAATTGAAGAAAGTTTCTGCTGAGCATAAACAACAGGTATATCCTGTATCATCGATGAACCGTGACCTTATTCCAGTGTCTAGCTTACAGCCGGTTCAATCAGTATCTTCTTTACGTACAGATACTATTTTATCCCTGCATCAGGTTTCCAATGGTTTTTACTCCCTGGATGATCCGCTGATAGAAACGAATGAAGACAATGCTGTTGAAGCGGAGGTAGCGGAAACACAGACGCTGGTTTCTGGCGCCACCCTGAAGCTCCGGCTGATACGTGATGTTTATATCGCAGGGCGCCTGGTACCCAAAGATACTTATGTTAATGGCGCTGTATCTATCAACGGGGAGCGCCTTCAGGTTGAAATCAATTCCATCAGATTATCAAATTCTATTCTGCCGGTCGCAGTATCTGCATACGACATGGATGGTATGGTGGGCATCTATATCCCCGGAGCAATTGCCAGGGACGTGTCAAAAAACTCCGCTGATCAAGCAATACAGAGTCTCGGTATGATGTCAATGGACCCTTCGCTGGGTGCCCAGGCTGCGAGTGCCGGTATTGAAACCGCAAAAACCTTACTTAGCCGGAAAGTAAAGCTCATTAAGGTAACTGTAAAAGCTGGATATCAAGTTTTGCTGAAAAACAGGCAAAGCTGA